A segment of the Panacibacter ginsenosidivorans genome:
CAGTGCATCAGCACATTGAAACTTTGCCTTATCCTGTTAGAAAATTTATCATTGGTGTACAAGGCTGTTTCGGTAGCACCGGAGATTATATCGGTTATAAAGGAACTGTAGATTCTCAATATGCATTAACTGATGAACAATTTTTTGGTCTATTCACTGAGTTTAGTCAGTATTATTATAACGAATACGTTAATACAGATCCCAAAATATATCTCCTAAGTAACCCACAGAATAATGGGCAAGATCAAATGAACTGGCTTATTCAGAATTGCCCCAATGGTTGGATTAAATGTGGCTCTATTGGCAAAGGTTTTCAGCTTAATGATGAAGTGTATAAGTCTGGTTGGTTGTATAATCTCTTAAACTATCCTCAAAACGGAGATTACATAAGATCAAGATCTGAATTACAGTTTAATCCGGATGAAAGTGGCTGGTGGAGCGAGTATAAATACAAGAATATGTTTGCATTAATTACTTATGATATTTTCTGGGGTCTTGATTGGAGTAATCAAGCCCCGGGTCAAATATTCGATCAACAATATGATTATGCCTTTAATTTTTACAATAAATACGCCGGTCAAAAAAAACCATCAACAGCAACAAACGCTATGTGCGCATTAAGAGATGGTCTTAATGCTGCTGATACAATTCGTTTCCCTGTAAGCGTATATGGCAAAGCTGACAGAGCAGATACTACGAGGTATAAAAATATCGCAACCAGGTTTGCAAAATTTGGCGCCCGGCAAGAGGATCCGCTAACAGCAACGCTTGGTGAACTTAATAACCTTGCTGCAAATGGTATTAATGATGTAGGGTGGGATGTTTTTCCAGGTAATTATGAACGCTATCTGCATCAATTAAAAGCAAATGAAACAAGTGTGGGGTACTGGAACGTGAGAGCTCTTGCAGATTCTAATACTATGTACGGCAAATATGCAAGAGGTATTAATGCTACAAATTCAAAGAATGCGCTGTATTTTGACGTCGATAGTCTTTTTTTAAATAATGCGCCAGTCAACGGCAAATACCCCATCATTGTTGATATTACATATCTTGATAGTGGTTTTGGTGGTTTCAGGATGTTTTATGATGCAAAGACATCTACAAATAAATCATCACTTGCTGTACAGTTAACCAATACAAATGTTTGGAAAAAAGCATCAGTTACACTTTACGATGCTTATTTTGGAAACCGGGCCTTCAATGCATCTGATTTTTACATCCAGGCTATTAATAATCAAAATGTACTTTTTAGTGTAGTGGAATTAAGCAGACCGGATTCTGCCAACCCGAGACTTGGGCTTTTTACACAAGAATCATTACTTTTTGATACAATTTGTACAAAATCTACAGGCAGCATTAAGTCTTTTATATTGAATGGCTATTTCTTAAATGGTTCAAATATCTTAATAAGTCCTTTGCCGGGGTACAGTTTTTCTACTGCTATAAATGGAACATTTACAGACTCGCTTATTATCAGTAGTTATGGTACCGGAATAAATAAATCTATCTATGTAAAATTCTCTCCGCTAAAAACAAATGTTTATAGTGGCAATGTTTTCATCTCAGGTGGTGGGTATAAAGCAATATCAATGGCGCTAAAAGGTGCAGGTATAAACAGCAGACCTGTATTAACCGCAAATATTTCAAATGCAAGTTGCAATAACACAAAAAATGGGGCAATTGATCTTGTGGTAACGGGTGGTGCAGGCCCTTTCTCATATAGCTGGACAACTGATTCATTTCCCTTTAAATCAACAACTGAAGATATAAACGGATTATCACCTGCAAATTATTCTGTTACCGTTAATTCATTTGGTGGTTGTACTGTAACTGCTGAATACATTATAACGCAACCGAGCATCTTATCTGCCTCTATAAAAAAAGACAGCGATATTGTTTGTAAAGGAAGTACTACTACAGTAACAGTTTCAGCAGTTGGTGGAACAACACCTTATGCTGGTACAGGAATATTTACAGTAAGTTCAGGTAATGTATCGTTCGTAGTTACAGATGCAAATGGCTGTGCTTCCGAAACGGATAAAATAACTATTTTACCGGGAGCTTTGGTTGTACCACCGAAACCAGATGAAATAAAAGGTAATGATGGAGGAGGGCTCTGTGACGGTGGTACTTTTTATTATGCTGCATCACCTGTGAGTTCCGCCACCTCTTACACATGGACTTTACCTGCAGGTACCGTAATTAAGAAAACCAGTGCAAAAAAAGACAGCATTTCTCTTACTGTACAAGCGGAATTTGCAGAAGGTACACTTTTAGTAACCGCAAACAATGTATGTGGCAGCAGCCTGCCTGCTTCAAAAACTATAACTGCAATTCCTGAAAAACCTGTTGGTATATCAGGACCTGTAAGTGTTTTTGCAAACCAGGCAGGCCTCATCTACAGTGTTATAAATCCAAAATCAGTTTTAACTTACACATGGTCATCCAGTAGCGGAACAAGAATAACAACAGGCCAGAATACCTGGCAGGCAACTATAAACTGGGGTCCTGTTGATGGAAAAGTAAATGTAAAAGCAAACAATAATTGTGGCTCATCTGGCCCTGCAAGTATTGATGTTACGGTTTTATCTCCCGCATTGCAAAACACATTAAAAACTAAAGTCAAAAACAAAAGCAATATAAAAAGCCTTTCGGCAATTGTTATGCCTAACCCCGCTAATACACTTGCCATAGTTGGTTTTATTGCAGAAAAAACGGATGTTTATGAGATGGAGTTAACTGATCTGACGGGTAAAACATTACTACGAAAAAAACTTACATCAATAATTGGTGCAAATACAGAGAAAATAAACATGCAGCCGTATTCCAATGGACTTTATTTCATTACACTTACAAATAATACGGGTAGGGTGACTTTAAAAGTCATCAGGAATTGAATGCTATTGAGAAATTCATGTTTGCTGGTAAATGATATGCAGATGAACGGATTGTTCATGAATTTTTTATTTTATTGTTCGCGAACCTCCTACGTCGATTTGTGGCACAATGTAGCTATGAAGTACTACAACCAGTATCAAAAAATATTTAATCAAGACTTCTACTCCTGTTCTTTTTTCTTTTTCTTCCTATATGGTTCGTAAATAATTTTTGCTTTTCCGACCAGGGCAACAAATTCCTTTTGAGAAAAATCATTTTCCATCGCAGAGTTGCGGGCTATTTTTATAATATCTTCCCAGTTCAGGTTTTCCCACAGCTCAGATTGCTTGAGTAACCCACCAAACATTATAACAGAAGTTGCAAAACGTATAGAGCTATCACAGGTATTGAAATCTTCAAAATTGTTGGGTACAGAAAAGTTTTTAACCACCTGTTGATCACTTTGTGGCACTTTATAATGCAGTTGCAGCTGAGCTATATTTACATCAGGGTTATTACGCATAATGCTATCATACATTGCATCTACTGGCTCAATTTCAAAAACTGCCATAAGCGAATGTCCACTTCCTACTTCGCCACCTTCGAGCTCTGCTACACTATTTTCAAGTAATTCTTTTCTATTGTCAAAACCTATAAGCCTGTATCTTTTTACATAGTAAGGATTGAAGTAAACATTTACAGATGCATCATTGGCAACGGCATACATTGTTTTTGAAAATTCTGAGATCAACACTTTTTCTGCTTCGTAAATATTATCAATATACGCAAAATTGCCATTCCCCTTTTTGGCAAGTATTTCTAATTTACTGTCTTTGTAATTACCCATGCCAACACCAAGACAGGTAAGATATATTCCGGAATTACGATGTGTTACTACCAGGTCTTCCAATTCTTTATCTGTTGTTTGCCCAACATTAAAATCTCCATCAGTTGCTAATATGATCCTGTTATTAGCTTCTTTTTTATACATTCTTTCGGCAAGTGCATAAGCCGTACGAATGGCTGCCTCACCGGGAGTTTCACCGCTTGCTTCCAGTTTGTCTATACTACGATTAATACTGTCTTTGTATTTACAGGAAATAGGTTGCAGATATGTGCCTACAATGCCACCATATATTACCATGGCAATGGTATCCTTATCCCGAAGGTTATTGACAAGCATTTTAAAAGCATCTTTCAATAAGGGAAGCCGGTTAGGGTTTTCCATAGACCCTGATACATCAACCAGGAAAACGAGATTGGTTGGCGGGGCCGTGTCAACATTTATATAGGGTGCTTTAAATTTTATAAACAACAATCGTTTGCCTACATCCCATGGCGATTGTGTTAGTTGGGTTGCGCAGGAGAAATTGTCACGGTCTGTATTTGCCTTATCAGCAAAATCAAAATAGTTCAGCATCTCCTCAATACGCACTGCGTCAGGTGGCACGGTCATGTTGTTATTAAGAAAGCGCCTGATATTACTGTACGATGCCCTGTTAATGTTTAATGCAAAACCAGTTTCGGGATATTTCTCCGCGAAAGTAAAATCGTTTTCTATAAGATTGGTGTAGGTCTCTCCCTGGTTATAATAGGTTTCGGTTACATCATCTGCATTTTGCGGAACCAGCGAATACAATTTATGTTTTGCCACCAATGCATTTGCCGAGGCAAATTTCAAAGTATAAGTGTTGTATTTCCTGGCATCAGTAAGCGTTTTGATAGTTTCATAGCCATCTGCCATAAAAATTATGCTGTCTGTTGGTGTTGAAAGTGGAATGCCAAATGCACCTGAACTGCCCGTATAAAAAGGAATCGTGCCTTTTGAAGATAAGAAGATCTTTGCATTGTAGATACCCTGTCCATTCTCATCTTTTACCTCTCCACGGAGGTAGTATTGCGAATGGCTTTGCATGGCAATAATACTTGCAAATATCAATAGCAATGCAGGTCTCAATTGGTTAATGCTGTTTAGTTATGTTTAAAAGCCTTTAGCAAAGCTACTCTCACTTATTACTATAACGTTAGAAATGACAAGTGCCACATGCTCTTAAGCTTTTATTAAGCACACTAAAGTTTTCTTTTATTCTTTTGAGCCAGGCTATATTTAAGCATTAAGCTTTGTTGCGTCGCACTCTTCTACGCTCTGTTCATTTATCATCTGAACGATGAAGAGAGTGACACAACCGGCGATGCCATGAAAACCAAAAGCCTGCAATCGAAAAATCACTCTTTTACCTGGTAGAGAGACGAAATATTTCGGCCAAGACCATTATAATCAAGGCCATAGCCCACCACGAATTTGTTGGGGATGGAAAAACAACAATAATCAATATGGATTGGATGTACCATTGCTTCCGGCTTGTGTAGTAGTACAGCGATCTTTAACGAGGCTGGCTGCTGGTTGCGTATTTGCGGAAGAAATTCTGTGAGTGTTTTGCCGGTATCAATAATGTCTTCCACTATGATGATGTCGCGGCCGGTAAGATCCATATCGAGACCAATGGCCGTGATGACCTGCCCGGTAGATTTGGTGCCTTTGTAAGAAGCCAATTTGATGAAAGATATTTCTGCCTCAATATGAATATTTTTAAACAGGTCTGATGCAAACATAAAAGCCCCGTTAAGCACGCCAATAAACAATGGCTTTTTGCCGGCATAATCTGTATTTATTTCGGTTGCTATTTCTTTTACGCGCTGCTGAATTATTTCTTCTGAAAGCCAGGGTACAAAATATTTATCGTGAACCTTTATCTCGGCCATGCAGTTTGTATTTGATATGAAGGGTTAACCAATCTTTGCATTATTCTTTGGAAGAAGCTTTGGATAGTATGTTTGTCTGCCTGGTTTTAAATAAACTTTTTCGCCTGGTGCAGGTTCCAAACCTTTTTGCATTTTGTTGTACTCAAATAAACTTTCCAGTTGTATGCCTTCTCTTTGCGCGATTGTTTCTATGGTTTCATTGGGCGCTACAATATGAAAATCTTTAGTGTTACTTTTCTTTGACTTTTTCTCCAGATAGATTAACTGACCCTGTGCAAGAATATCATCACTGTTATCGATCTCATTAAACTCAAGTAATTTTTCCAGCGCTATGTTATTGTTACTTGCCAACGCAAACAGCGAAGTACCGGCTGCGGCATAAATAGTTTTGGTTTGATTAATAGTAAACATGCCTATTGGATAATTTCCTTCGCCGTTATATTCAGCCAATACTGTTTCCTGTGCTGACGGCTTTTCTGCAGATTGTATCGCTATAGCAGAAACATCTGGTAAAGCGGCAACCACTGTGTTCATTACGGGTTTATCGGGTGTATTATTTACTGCAACGTCAGGCTGCACACCACTACCGCGCTGCATAGCAATTAAAGTATATTGCTGCAGATCATTGTCTTCAATTTTTTTTATAATTGCCTGTGCATATACAGGATTGGTAGCATAGCCGGCCTTCTTTAAACCGTAAGCCCATGCCTTATAGTCGGAGGGATCGATTGTAAAAAGAAAAGTGTAGTTAGGCCTTGACTTAAGAAAATCAGAATGGTCGCGGTAAGATTCTTCTACGGTAGTATAACTTCTGAAACACTCGCCACGTGAATCATCATCATGGTACACTTTTTTGCCGGTCCAGTTCTCTTTGCATTTAATGCCAAAATGGTTATTGGATGCCAGGGCAAGATCACTCTGCCCTGCCATCGATTCAAAGATACCCTGTGCCAGTGTTATAGCAGCAGGCACGCCGGTGCGGATTTCTTCATTAATAGCGATCTCTTTATATTTTTCAATATACTGTTGCACCGCATCATTAGTTTGAGCAGATACATATGTCATCAAAAAAAACAGCGGGAAAATTAAGAGGGAAAATCGCTTCATCACTTTTTCTTTTTTATAAACAACAAGCCATCTCTTACCGTAAGCATTACCTGCTCAGTTCTTTCATCTTCGGCAACATGTCTGTTGAAAGCATCTACGGCTCTTGCACTTTTGCCGGAGATGTTATCTTCAAGCACCTTGCCATGAAACAGCACGTTGTCAGCAATAATCAGTCCGTTATCATTTAAACGGGATAACAGCATTTCATAGTATGCAATATACCCTGTTTTATCTGCGTCTATGAATACCAGGTCCCACTTATAAGGCAAATTGGGAATGATATCCAATGCATTGCCAACGTGCAAATGTATTTTTTTATGTAATGCAGATTGACTGAAATTTTTTGCACATAGCTGCGCATCTTCTTCTCTTAATTCAATGGCGTGTAGTTCTCCATCATTTTGTAATCCTTTAGCGAGGCATAAAGCACTATAACCGGTAAATGTGCCTATTTCTAAAATATATTTTGGCTGCATGATGCAACTGATAAATTCCAATACTTTCCCCTGTACGTGACCACTAAGCATGTGCGGTTGTGTGTGATTGGCATAAGTATCTTCATTGATTTGTTTTAGCACTGCATCTTCCGGAGAAGTGTACTTTTCTGCATAAGCTTCTGCAAGTATGTTTACCAGTTCCATTACGCAGCAATTTTATCAGCAGGTTGTGAAATAAAGTACAGGCCTGCAATAGTCACCAGTGCATTGATCAATAAAAGTTCAACACCAATATGGTAACCATTAAACCATGTTACAGCATTATTGCTAAGGAAATAGCAAAACAATGGTGCAGCAAGGCAAACAAATATTACTGCAAAATTATCGGGCAGCTTTCTCTTTGTAAAAATGCCGAATGCAAATAAAGCAAGTAGTGGTCCGTAAGTATAACCGGCAACAGTTAGTATAATGTTGATAATTGATTTATCATTAATCCATTTAAACATCATTACACACAGAAAGAAAATTATTGCCATTGTAAGATGTACTTTCAACCGAATTGTTCTGCGTTGTTTTTCGTCCAGATCATCTCTTTTTTTTAACCCCAAAATATCAATACAGAAAGAGGATGTTAATGCTGTTAACGCCCCATCTGCGCTTGGGAACAAAGCAGAAATAAGCCCAATAATAAAAATAATAGAAACAAAGGATGGTAAATATTGCAATGCAACTGTTGGAAAAAGATCATCGCCTTTAATGGCAATATTATTGGTTGATGCAAAAAGATAAAGCAGGCCGCCTAATAAGAGGAAAAGAAAATTTACTACTACCAGTACAAAACTGAAAGTGACCATATTTTTTTGTGAACCACCCAATGTTTTTACACTGATATTTTTTTGCATCATCTCCTGGTCAAGCCCCGTCATACCAATGGTAATAAATGCACCACCTATAATCTGTTTTAAAAAGAAACCGGCACTGTTAACATCTGTATTAATGATTTTTGTGTAGCCTTGAGCAGAGAGCAATTTTAAAGTACTCACGAAAGAAAGATCCAGCGAATACATAATATAAAACACACACACAATTAGACCAAGCAGCATAAATGTTGTCTGCAATGTATCTGT
Coding sequences within it:
- a CDS encoding YfbK domain-containing protein, which translates into the protein MQSHSQYYLRGEVKDENGQGIYNAKIFLSSKGTIPFYTGSSGAFGIPLSTPTDSIIFMADGYETIKTLTDARKYNTYTLKFASANALVAKHKLYSLVPQNADDVTETYYNQGETYTNLIENDFTFAEKYPETGFALNINRASYSNIRRFLNNNMTVPPDAVRIEEMLNYFDFADKANTDRDNFSCATQLTQSPWDVGKRLLFIKFKAPYINVDTAPPTNLVFLVDVSGSMENPNRLPLLKDAFKMLVNNLRDKDTIAMVIYGGIVGTYLQPISCKYKDSINRSIDKLEASGETPGEAAIRTAYALAERMYKKEANNRIILATDGDFNVGQTTDKELEDLVVTHRNSGIYLTCLGVGMGNYKDSKLEILAKKGNGNFAYIDNIYEAEKVLISEFSKTMYAVANDASVNVYFNPYYVKRYRLIGFDNRKELLENSVAELEGGEVGSGHSLMAVFEIEPVDAMYDSIMRNNPDVNIAQLQLHYKVPQSDQQVVKNFSVPNNFEDFNTCDSSIRFATSVIMFGGLLKQSELWENLNWEDIIKIARNSAMENDFSQKEFVALVGKAKIIYEPYRKKKKKEQE
- a CDS encoding glucosaminidase domain-containing protein encodes the protein MKRFSLLIFPLFFLMTYVSAQTNDAVQQYIEKYKEIAINEEIRTGVPAAITLAQGIFESMAGQSDLALASNNHFGIKCKENWTGKKVYHDDDSRGECFRSYTTVEESYRDHSDFLKSRPNYTFLFTIDPSDYKAWAYGLKKAGYATNPVYAQAIIKKIEDNDLQQYTLIAMQRGSGVQPDVAVNNTPDKPVMNTVVAALPDVSAIAIQSAEKPSAQETVLAEYNGEGNYPIGMFTINQTKTIYAAAGTSLFALASNNNIALEKLLEFNEIDNSDDILAQGQLIYLEKKSKKSNTKDFHIVAPNETIETIAQREGIQLESLFEYNKMQKGLEPAPGEKVYLKPGRQTYYPKLLPKNNAKIG
- a CDS encoding O-methyltransferase, translated to MELVNILAEAYAEKYTSPEDAVLKQINEDTYANHTQPHMLSGHVQGKVLEFISCIMQPKYILEIGTFTGYSALCLAKGLQNDGELHAIELREEDAQLCAKNFSQSALHKKIHLHVGNALDIIPNLPYKWDLVFIDADKTGYIAYYEMLLSRLNDNGLIIADNVLFHGKVLEDNISGKSARAVDAFNRHVAEDERTEQVMLTVRDGLLFIKKKK
- a CDS encoding T9SS type A sorting domain-containing protein is translated as MFNYGVWQTFGDPINVVQYPEIKGRLCNFNWKDIEVANNVWAWDSFDIELTRRAQDSLPIIFLVYTEEGAPDWIYDLGVPKVAQNENGTITYAPYYANNRYKNLFKRMITTVHQHIETLPYPVRKFIIGVQGCFGSTGDYIGYKGTVDSQYALTDEQFFGLFTEFSQYYYNEYVNTDPKIYLLSNPQNNGQDQMNWLIQNCPNGWIKCGSIGKGFQLNDEVYKSGWLYNLLNYPQNGDYIRSRSELQFNPDESGWWSEYKYKNMFALITYDIFWGLDWSNQAPGQIFDQQYDYAFNFYNKYAGQKKPSTATNAMCALRDGLNAADTIRFPVSVYGKADRADTTRYKNIATRFAKFGARQEDPLTATLGELNNLAANGINDVGWDVFPGNYERYLHQLKANETSVGYWNVRALADSNTMYGKYARGINATNSKNALYFDVDSLFLNNAPVNGKYPIIVDITYLDSGFGGFRMFYDAKTSTNKSSLAVQLTNTNVWKKASVTLYDAYFGNRAFNASDFYIQAINNQNVLFSVVELSRPDSANPRLGLFTQESLLFDTICTKSTGSIKSFILNGYFLNGSNILISPLPGYSFSTAINGTFTDSLIISSYGTGINKSIYVKFSPLKTNVYSGNVFISGGGYKAISMALKGAGINSRPVLTANISNASCNNTKNGAIDLVVTGGAGPFSYSWTTDSFPFKSTTEDINGLSPANYSVTVNSFGGCTVTAEYIITQPSILSASIKKDSDIVCKGSTTTVTVSAVGGTTPYAGTGIFTVSSGNVSFVVTDANGCASETDKITILPGALVVPPKPDEIKGNDGGGLCDGGTFYYAASPVSSATSYTWTLPAGTVIKKTSAKKDSISLTVQAEFAEGTLLVTANNVCGSSLPASKTITAIPEKPVGISGPVSVFANQAGLIYSVINPKSVLTYTWSSSSGTRITTGQNTWQATINWGPVDGKVNVKANNNCGSSGPASIDVTVLSPALQNTLKTKVKNKSNIKSLSAIVMPNPANTLAIVGFIAEKTDVYEMELTDLTGKTLLRKKLTSIIGANTEKINMQPYSNGLYFITLTNNTGRVTLKVIRN
- the hpt gene encoding hypoxanthine phosphoribosyltransferase translates to MAEIKVHDKYFVPWLSEEIIQQRVKEIATEINTDYAGKKPLFIGVLNGAFMFASDLFKNIHIEAEISFIKLASYKGTKSTGQVITAIGLDMDLTGRDIIIVEDIIDTGKTLTEFLPQIRNQQPASLKIAVLLHKPEAMVHPIHIDYCCFSIPNKFVVGYGLDYNGLGRNISSLYQVKE
- a CDS encoding sodium:solute symporter gives rise to the protein MSATFLFSFVIAYFLLLLGVAWYTSRNSNNDSFFIGNRSSNWMLVSFGMIGTSLSGVTFVSVPGTVGANAFGYFQVVIGYFIGYFVVAYVLLPLYYRLNLTSIYNYLLQRFGNTAYKTGAMFFILSRVLGATARLYLVINVLQLFILDNLHIPFPLTTFVILLMILLYTFEGGVKTIVFTDTLQTTFMLLGLIVCVFYIMYSLDLSFVSTLKLLSAQGYTKIINTDVNSAGFFLKQIIGGAFITIGMTGLDQEMMQKNISVKTLGGSQKNMVTFSFVLVVVNFLFLLLGGLLYLFASTNNIAIKGDDLFPTVALQYLPSFVSIIFIIGLISALFPSADGALTALTSSFCIDILGLKKRDDLDEKQRRTIRLKVHLTMAIIFFLCVMMFKWINDKSIINIILTVAGYTYGPLLALFAFGIFTKRKLPDNFAVIFVCLAAPLFCYFLSNNAVTWFNGYHIGVELLLINALVTIAGLYFISQPADKIAA